One Anopheles marshallii chromosome 3, idAnoMarsDA_429_01, whole genome shotgun sequence genomic region harbors:
- the LOC128712249 gene encoding Fanconi anemia group I protein, with amino-acid sequence MPPNLVSSVIKLGQKRQHDELKELLEKMQSSQLIDMVVSNIDSIDGYTLWHFTLLGLAHSERSARKRFELVMAVLQHLNVVELTTKQIFDMVARFLTDLPSLTPEQLVEICELCIESIRAGDPKCITWKHLVPQTILQLSASAGRFNANGMLLTGAEYRQKLLEEIFKMKLQLVILTPLCGMFRDLTLSKDETSIFVTKISENLKNIEPLELPPLACQLFHVCLKHPSLLVIPLMALQKYFHKNYYKKLLSTENSDTTDFDSIDRYSDSEIREAEETILFHLSNVVEFRIDETQTVTMFKPFQNNPEVLLTPFLVGALLAMSKINRQPDTTDVVASPIMAFLIKLITISEKEREMCTQSAWCRGRIEPSVIARIDQLFSTLTENSQDGKEVVTPGLINFAFALLLAKKQTKLHGIAINFFQLFIKRRFIFGNGIIAKIKKYLFADLEETQFNTCLTTLSLTNALTVSECSNTIQFIMDYLLLINGTHAMRFMAFIFPLLRISHTIRDRYIEVLRKAMYNGETSTRIMGVFGFCSLLKQLKNNNSRRSFMGSGAGNYTQLTISGMSLLSQAAYGSPNNPNVHFDMLTLEIMGMLRKCFTQTLEVREMLYEALGRAVEFNTQLLPHVLQFIDWHFESFFGENPKETFRIDFEKCVRYKGEPSEDYSSDEQRSIVVYDNVGRLTSFMVHCVVLCDLHDIQHDTSAVKNTLQLIVERIDNLSAEDMGIVGTLDTKSVVIAAQYLNTLEAAMTYCAWKTKQDNILLRDFVRLFKQHQHCVENFKKMEPKKGNKKNNTEGSMNASTLAGSGKSGIFFKPENIWDLATIERILKISLDTMTNYAKEEDLKLFRGNRDLQQYILKIACQKLEGLRSLPDYWQVNHSKRIFGHLAECTKLVYDRCIKQTTELTENGGLFVAQAAVECFRQGLSSAIELYERKFKDFLQLICCTIGPSFKKEILVQLQTIVEWYFKDGNEPESVGDKIVVGLLQCLELLYKSPVLTQDHLAQGYEWMQNFCINTKLKQKSFAIIHRLLFDLRMRTQTGAYFDSIAMRLELKFGQIAAEETNPLFYFKSISSGTAEPTFQCLCAIFRQQVEEIEHLILRTNSLMIRLKVFGLDDTDETSQLLKSIERSICSQLVHILGSLTHLCNANLPLGSTMDTLIKLLLSIYGCLANLSRHFLARHAIVPIAYDVTKFNLVVKSSKPLASKIYDLIPFVEENIIGQDEGEEPASSSKAKSNRDKVLRQTKLIPKLVFRIETYNKIVMQLSKKTKKDLTYLLHMGTVRDFRIKTSALVEAIQRTISDRTNPGEMSDEEEMEPQLDPNEDDDDEENINRTASSNRSEVTGAVMESKANKSTLNAEALVLKNLARLNERTRKEAKKRAFENVKDVEETTVANKKSKPTKKKGTAISKINKRALEELDTAKDAENEAPESNVQDQPVMRTRTLGLPRRSARKSNME; translated from the exons TTTAGCACACTCGGAGCGAAGCGCTCGCAAACGGTTCGAGCTAGTTATGGCCGTGCTTCAGCATTTGAACGTTGTGGAGCTTACAACGAAACAGATTTTCGATATGGTTGCACGATTCTTGACCGACTTGCCGTCGCTTACCCCGGAGCAACTGGTAGAAATATGTGAACTATGCATTGAATCAATCCGGGCCGGTGACCCAAAATGTATTACCTGGAAGCATTTGGTACCCCAAACGATTCTTCAACTGTCTGCCAGTGCCGGGAGATTCAACGCCAATGGTATGCTTCTGACCGGAGCAGAATATCGCCAGAAGCTGTTGGaggaaatattcaaaatgaaGCTACAGCTAGTCATTCTCACACCACTGTGTGGAATGTTTCGAGATTTAACTCTATCTAAAGACGAAACTAGCATCTTTGTAACGAAAATATCGGAAAATCTGAAAAACATCGAACCACTCGAGCTTCCACCGCTGGCTTGCCAGCTGTTTCACGTTTGCTTAAAGCATCCGAGCCTGTTGGTGATTCCCTTGATGGCGCTACAGAAATATTTCCACAAAAATTACTACAAGAAGCTGTTGTCGACTGAAAACAGCGATACCACCGATTTCGATAGTATTG ATCGCTATTCCGACAGTGAGATCcgagaagcagaagaaacgaTCCTCTTTCATCTATCGAACGTAGTCGAATTTCGAATCGATGAAACACAAACTGTAACCATGTTCAAGCCGTTTCAAAATAACCCGGAAGTGTTGCTTACACCCTTTTTGGTCGGCGCGCTGCTTGCGATGAGCAAAATTAACCGACAGCCGGACACAACCGATGTCGTTGCATCGCCCATAATGGCATTTCTAATCAAGCTTATAACGATTAGCGAGAAGGAGCGTGAAATGTGCACCCAGTCGGCCTGGTGTCGAGGTCGCATTGAGCCATCGGTGATTGCACGTATCGATCAGCTGTTTAGCACACTGACGGAAAACAGTCAGGATGGAAAGGAAGTGGTTACACCGGGCCTGATTAATTTCGCTTTCGCACTGCTGCTAGctaagaagcaaacaaagctGCATGGGATAGCGATCAATTTCTTTCAGCTATTTATCAAGAGACGTTTCATCTTTGGCAACGGAATTATCGCCAAAATCAAGAAGTATCTGTTTGCCGACCTGGAAGAAACGCAGTTTAATACTTGCTTGACAACGCTAAGCTTGACCAATGCCCTTACGGTATCTGAATGCTCAAATACAATTCAGTTCATCATGGATTATTTACTGCTG atAAATGGAACCCATGCCATGCGATTCATGGCATTCATATTTCCATTACTCCGCATTTCGCACACGATCCGCGATCGATACATCGAAGTATTGCGGAAGGCTATGTACAATGG CGAAACATCAACGCGGATAATGGGTGTGTTTGGATTTTGTTCACTTCTGAAACAACTGAAAAATAACAATTCTCGACGCTCGTTCATGGGCAGTGGCGCAGGAAATTACACACAACTCACCATCTCTGGTATGTCGTTGCTGTCACAAGCCGCATATGGTTCTCCGAACAATCCGAACGTACATTTCGATATGTTAACGCTTGAAATAATGGGAATGTTGCGAAA ATGTTTTACCCAGACGCTTGAAGTGAGGGAAATGCTTTACGAAGCTCTCGGAAGGGCGGTAGAGTTTAATACTCAGCTATTACCGCACGTATTGCAGTTCATCGATTGGCACTTTGAAAGTTTCTTCGGTGAAAACCCGAAAGAAACGTTTCGAATTGATTTCGAAAAGTGTGTCCGTTACAAAGGTGAACCGAGCGAGGACTATTCATCGGATGAACAGCGCTCCATAGTGGTGTATGACAATGTCGGACGACTGACATCGTTTATGGTGCATTGTGTGGTACTTTGCGACCTGCATGATATTCAGCATGATACCAGTGCGGttaaaaatacgttacaaCTCATCGTCGAACGGATTGATAATCTCAGTGCAGAAGATATGGGAATA GTTGGTACACTGGATACAAAGAGTGTGGTTATTGCTGCGCAATACTTAAATACCTTAGAGGCTGCCATGACGTATTGTGCCTGGAAAACGAAGCAGGACAATATCTTGCTGCGTGATTTTGTACGCTTATTTAAACAACACCAGCATtgtgttgaaaattttaag AAAATGGaaccgaaaaaaggaaacaaaaagaataacaCTGAAGGATCGATGAATGCTTCCACATTAGCTGGATCCGGAAAGTCCGGAATATTCTTCAAACCAGAAAACATATGGGACTTGGCCACTATTGAAAGAATTCTAAAGATTTCACTCGA TACCATGACAAATTATGCCAAAGAGGAAGATCTTAAACTATTTCGCGGAAATCGAGATCTTCAGCAGTACATACTTAAGATTGCCTGTCAAAAGTTGGAAGGTTTACGATCGCTTCCCGATTATTGGCAGGTGAATCACAGCAAGCGTATATTTGGCCATTTGGCCGAGTGCACCAAGTTAGTGTACGATCGATGCATAAAGCAAACGACCGAGTTGACCGAAAACGGTGGTCTGTTTGTTGCACAGGCTGCTGTCGAATGTTTCCGACAGGGTTTATCATCGGCAATCGAATTATATGAGCGAAAGTTTAAAGATTTTCTACAATTGATAT GTTGTACAATTGGACCATCGTTTAAAAAGGAAATACTGGTGCAACTGCAAACGATCGTGGAATGGTACTTCAAAGATGGTAACGAGCCGGAATCGGTTGGAGATAAAATCGTGGTGGGACTGCTGCAATGTTTGGAACTGCTATATAAATCGCCTGTCCTCACTCAAGACCATTTGGCGCAGGGTTACGAATGGATGCAGAACTTTTGTATCAACACCAAGCTGAAGCAAAAATCGTTCGCCATCATACATCGTTTGTTGTTCGATTTGCGAATGCGCACTCAAACGGGGGCTTATTTCGATTCGATAGCAATGCGACTGGAGCTAAAATTTGGCCAAATAGCGGCCGAGGAAACAAATCCACTGTTTTACTTTAAATCGATTTCTTCCGGTACAGCAGAACCTACATTCCAATGCTTGTGTGCGATCTTTCGACAGCAGGTAGAGGAAATCGAACATTTGATCCTACGTACTAATAGTCTGATGATACGTTTGAAAGTGTTTGGGTTAGACGACACGGATGAGA CTTCACAGTTGCTGAAGTCAATCGAACGATCAATTTGCTCGCAGTTGGTACACATTCTTGGTTCCCTGACGCATTTGTGCAACGCTAATCTGCCGCTCGGATCGACTATGGATACCCTAATCAAACTGTTGCTTTCGATCTACGGTTGTCTTGCAAATTTAAGCAGGCACTTTTTGGCTCGTCATGCGATTGTTCCGATCGCCTATGACGTTACAAA ATTCAATTTGGTTGTAAAATCATCGAAGCCACTTGCATCTAAAATTTACGATCTTATACCGTTTGTTGAGGAGAATATTATTGGCCAAGATGAAGGAGAGGAGCCAGCAAGTTCGtcgaaagcgaaatccaaTCGCGATAAAGTATTACGCCAGACGAAATTGATTCCCAAGCTTGTGTTCCGCATCGAGACGTACAACAAGATAGTTATGCagttaagcaaaaaaactAAGAAAGATTTAACCTATCTGCTACACATGGGTACAGTGCGAGACTTTCGTATCAAGACATCCGCCTTAGTAGAAGCGATTCAGAGAACAATCAGCGATAGAACAAATCCGGGAGAAATGAGTGACGAGGAAGAAATGGAACCCCAGTTGGATCCCAacgaggacgatgatgatgaagaaaacatcaaTCGTACGGCTTCTTCGAATCGGTCCGAAGTTACCGGTGCCGTCATGgaatcgaaagcaaacaaatcaacccTGAACGCGGAAGCTTTGGTGTTGAAAAATTTAGCTCGATTGAATGAACGTACTAGAAAAGAGGCGAAAAAACGAGCATTTGAAAATGTGAAAGATGTTGAAGAGACAAcggtggcaaataaaaaatcaaagcccaccaaaaagaaaggaaCTGCTATctctaaaataaacaaacgggCGCTGGAAGAACTAGACACCGCAAAGGATGCGGAAAATGAAGCACCCGAATCAAATGTTCAAGATCAGCCAGTAATGCGTACACGTACGCTAGGATTGCCAAGACGAAGTGCAAGAAAAAGTAACATGGAgtaa
- the LOC128714963 gene encoding hybrid signal transduction histidine kinase I-like: MALNIAVPMSGVGDLLEGFGLLSPISPVSIDFRMKNPLSPVGSESSGVSSLDLEDIKKQMPTLLDENEEDGTSGAGNTPPNSASLSAATTMSTTSSRTCSTSSSSSSSASDDYTNQLDENEPKLSEKSTENSAPISTSPSAELLGSCEKELNEPSTTTVDDTDALLSLGLLNLTKEPSELPLFSPKTTKEPIFILPRQAITYNNRDILDVGSNIRPQGSGGTGEFAFQFAELPVTNNIQFFLQNRSQYHRLGPYGNVQEFRMETCPCCDFQYPVNAVGANSAAAPHNQTCGTSSLSNLNANQIYGNLQQQQQQQQQQQLRLQQQQLQMQYAYRFNNNNGNSVSAREYNMYQQVSSGIGGNGNAAGGLQSSRFNNGAYGSGNVGSLPNAQNGMGGSGSNGGFFNNNLLGRDQFNHMGPMGMQYNNTGANHKGISQSNGTSSQSSGLRPQQQYDMVQQQQKQYVNNYSLGSAASNSVAMAASANAAVRLQQQQSQQASHYYKKSSSMRYGVAGPAGVNNMPSGGPSGSNWKNAMASNTAIQDTATKLIMELNKMQQQSPYYVPFQ, from the exons ATGGCTCTCAATATTGCTGTTCCGATGTCGGGAGTAGGCGATCTCTTGGAAGGATTCGGGTTGCTGTCGCCGATTTCCCCCGTGAGCATTGACTTTCGCATGAAGAACCCGCTATCACCCGTTGGAAGCGAATCCAGCGGCGTCAGTTCTTTGGATTTGGAAGATATCAAG AAACAAATGCCAACCTTGCTGGACGAGAATGAAGAAGACGGAACATCCGGTGCAGGAAATACGCCTCCAAACTCAGCATCGCTGTCCGCTGCAACGACCATGTCGACAACATCTTCCAGAACTTGTTCCAcctcttcctcctcgtcgtcTTCGGCTTCAGATGACTATACCAACCAATTGGAcgaaaatgaaccaaaatTATCTGAAAAATCAACCGAAAATAGTGCACCAATATCCACTTCACCTTCAGCAGAACTACTTGGATCCTGTGAAAAGGAATTGAACGAACCTTCGACTACCACCGTGGACGACACAGACGCATTATTATCGCTTGGGCTGCTGAACTTGACGAAAGAACCCAGCGAATTGCCGTTATTTTCGCCCAAGACTACGAAGGAACCTATTTTCATCTTACCGCGCCAAGCCATTACGTACAACAATCGCGACATTCTCGACGTGGGCAGCAATATTCGCCCGCAAGGTAGTGGTGGTACCGGGGAATTCGCATTCCAGTTTGCCGAACTACCGGTAACAAACAATATTCAGTTCTTTCTTCAAAACCGTTCCCAGTACCATCGTCTTGGGCCGTATGGTAACGTACAAGAATTTCGCATGGAAACGTGCCCGTGTTGTGATTTCCAGTATCCGGTCAATGCTGTTGGTGCAAACTCGGCTGCTGCTCCTCATAATCAGACTTGTGGTACCTCAAGCTTGTCTAACCTGAACgcaaatcaaatttatggcaatctgcaacaacaacaacagcaacagcagcagcaacaattgCGGCtccagcaacaacagctgcaAATGCAGTACGCCTATCGGTTCAACAATAACAACGGCAACTCTGTGTCGGCACGTGAATACAACATGTACCAACAAGTATCTAGCGGAATTGGAGGAAATGGCAATGCTGCAGGAGGGCTTCAGTCCTCACGGTTTAACAACGGTGCTTATGGATCAGGAAATGTTGGATCTTTGCCCAACGCTCAGAATGGTATGGGCGGATCGGGATCAAACGGTGGTTTCTTTAACAACAACCTATTGGGACGCGATCAGTTCAATCATATGGGACCGATGGGAATGCAGTATAATAACACCGGTGCCAATCATAAAGGCATTTCTCAATCGAACGGTACATCGTCACAATCATCGGGACTTCGTCCACAGCAGCAATACGATAtggtccagcagcagcaaaaacaatatGTTAACAACTATTCGCTGGGTTCCGCAGCTTCTAATTCTGTTGCCATGGCGGCTTCTGCAAACGCTGCTGTACGtctgcagcaacaacagtcaCAGCAGGCTTCTCACTACTATAAGAAAAGCTCATCGATGCGTTATGGTGTTGCGGGACCGGCGGGAGTCAACAACATGCCGTCTGGCGGACCATCTGGCTCTAACTGGAAAAATGCAATGGCTTCTAACACTGCGATTCAGGACACCGCGACCAAGCTGATCATGGAATTGAACAAAATGCAGCAACAATCCCCATACTATGTACCTTTCCAATAA